The following DNA comes from Halobacillus litoralis.
TTGAGGTGTGGTCACCTTCTTCAATGGAGTTGATTGAGCAATTATATCGAATACTTCTGGCGTTGTAACAGCACTGGCGTCAGTCATTTTTAATAAACCACCTGAAACTACATTCGCTTTTATACCATATTGTCCTAATTCAGAAGCGATATTACGTGTAAAACCTATTAATCCAGCTTTAGCTGTTGTATATTCGTGGTAGGGTACAACAGGATTTTGGTATAAATTAGTACCTATACTTATAATACTTCCATTTTGTCTTTCAATAAATTGAGGTATGACGCTTTGAACTACGTTGAAAGCTGCTTTTAACGTACCATCTAGTTGTTTTTGATAATCCTCCCAAGTTAGTTCTGTGAAGTTTTTTTGTTTATTTGGATCAAATTTGAAGTCTACTAATGCATTGTTGACTACAACATTTATTTGACCAAGATATTCCATTGCTTTTTTTATCAATTTATCTACTTCTTTACGATTTGTTACATCAGCCTGAATTGCAATAGCATTCTCTTCCCCAATCTCAGAAACGAGCTTTTCAGCAGCATCTTTGCTTTTGTAGTAATTGATAACCACTTGAAACCCTTGTTGTGCCAATGTCTTTACAATAGTTGCTCCTAAACCTCTACTACTACCTGTTACTAATACTGTTTTAGTCATCCCAATAACTCCTATATTTTTAATTTTGATAAAACTTAAATAATAAAATAAAAAATACGCAACCTTCCCATAGGAACATAGGAAAGTTGCGTAAAAACAAATAACTACATATCAAGAATAAGGCACAATCGCCCTTTAAGTATGTATTAGAGTTTACACTTCCCTACGCTAGTTTCAGCTAGTTCAGGTTCAAAGGGTTTGAGGGAAAACTCATCTCAGTTAAATAACACCCCTAGTGCATATATTTAAGTTATATTCCATGTTATAGTTTTAAAAAATATATGTCAATGAAATCTGGCTAGTCAAAGTATTTCTATAACTTGTTATTCTAAAATTAACATGTTAGATTTTCTTTCATATACGAAATTATTTGTTTCGCAGTATTTAGTCTACTACGTAATACAAGAGTTACCCCATAATCAGTCCCCTTTGCAAAAGGCTGACCTTATTAAAGCTCAATCCGATTTTTATAACATTTTGATTCTCCAAACAATGGCTATATTCTCTTATAATCATTAGGATTGCAGTGGTAAACGACATGTCATTCTTTGGTACACACTTCTAGTTACTTGGTAAATAAAATAATTGAAGATAAGATGTAAGATCCCCTGTATAATCGCCTTTCCAACTTTATTCAACACCCAATCTTCAGACTTGTTTTTTACTACAAAGTAGTTAAGGAATGAAAAAGATCTCCTGTCAATGTCCGAATGTCTGCTTCCTTACCCTCTTCATAGGTAATAATAAAGCATGTGGAAGGACCAGCTGGTTTATGTAGATCTATATCACAATTCGACTGAATTGATGTAGAAAGACCATTGATTTGAAGCAACATTCTTATTTCCTTTTCAATCCCTTTTGAACCAACCGGCAAGACTTCATAGACACCATTATGGTGCACCACCTGTTCGAACGTAGACAACGGTACCATACGCTCTTGATGTGCAATTACCTCTTCTCCTACAAGGGGTTCCCCAATCACCGCGAACCTTGCGCCCTCAGGGGTCTTCCTGTCCTTTATTTTTCGCTTTTCTACTCTTCCGATAATGGATAAACCAAAAGCCGACTGAGATAATGGGAAGTTGGATTCGGTACTCCCTGTAATTGGTACATCAAACCCCAGCGAATTCAACTGCTTCTTAATGGTTTGAACCCATTCTTCCCAGACGTATTCATCTGAAAAATTATATAAGACCACCGTTAATGGTTGAGCACCAACAGCTCGATTTTCCATGAAGGCGACACGGAATAATGACT
Coding sequences within:
- a CDS encoding 3-oxoacyl-ACP reductase, translating into MTKTVLVTGSSRGLGATIVKTLAQQGFQVVINYYKSKDAAEKLVSEIGEENAIAIQADVTNRKEVDKLIKKAMEYLGQINVVVNNALVDFKFDPNKQKNFTELTWEDYQKQLDGTLKAAFNVVQSVIPQFIERQNGSIISIGTNLYQNPVVPYHEYTTAKAGLIGFTRNIASELGQYGIKANVVSGGLLKMTDASAVTTPEVFDIIAQSTPLKKVTTPQDVANMVAYLSSENANGITGQNFTVDGGLTMN
- a CDS encoding ATPase — its product is MRDVCYVSVDKTYDLVISSDNAANIGEKEGDQIRAPYSLVAESLFRVAFMENRAVGAQPLTVVLYNFSDEYVWEEWVQTIKKQLNSLGFDVPITGSTESNFPLSQSAFGLSIIGRVEKRKIKDRKTPEGARFAVIGEPLVGEEVIAHQERMVPLSTFEQVVHHNGVYEVLPVGSKGIEKEIRMLLQINGLSTSIQSNCDIDLHKPAGPSTCFIITYEEGKEADIRTLTGDLFHSLTTL